The following coding sequences lie in one Mucilaginibacter sp. KACC 22773 genomic window:
- a CDS encoding phosphotransferase enzyme family protein, translating into MNNEEKKAYNIFEIASNFCIEGNIETIVPHGSGHINDTFYLKNTNVALPGYLLQRINHHVFENVPALMANVQLVTGHLKKKLALVAGSNPDKEVLTVVLAKDGQCFFCDAEGNYWRMYCFLKDTKSYDLVLTEQQAYEGGKAFGKFQLLLADLDAGLIYETIKGFHDITMRLDSLNKIVLADPENRVKDVLPELTFVMERSQEMVTIINLGKEGKLPLRIIHNDTKFNNILLDANDHGQCVIDLDTVMPGYVAYDFGDAIRTIINTASEDEEDLTKIDLSIPLFTAYAQGYFESAGGFLTGTEVKSLSMGVLLIPYMQGVRFLTDYIAGDVYYKTHFAGHNLQRTRAQFQLLRKLEERYDLLDQVIQNVAETSRQLASETK; encoded by the coding sequence ATGAACAACGAAGAAAAAAAGGCTTATAACATTTTTGAAATAGCATCTAATTTTTGCATCGAGGGAAATATCGAAACTATTGTTCCGCATGGATCTGGGCACATTAACGATACCTTTTATTTGAAGAATACCAACGTTGCATTGCCCGGCTACCTGCTTCAGCGTATCAATCATCATGTATTTGAAAACGTGCCTGCCCTGATGGCAAATGTTCAGCTGGTAACCGGTCACCTCAAAAAAAAGCTGGCCCTTGTAGCAGGGTCAAACCCCGATAAGGAGGTGCTTACAGTTGTTTTGGCAAAAGACGGGCAGTGCTTTTTTTGCGACGCGGAAGGAAATTACTGGAGAATGTATTGTTTTTTGAAAGATACCAAAAGTTACGACCTGGTATTAACCGAACAGCAAGCCTATGAAGGGGGCAAGGCATTTGGTAAATTCCAGTTACTGCTGGCAGATTTGGATGCCGGGTTAATTTATGAAACTATAAAAGGTTTTCATGACATTACCATGCGGCTTGATAGTTTAAATAAAATAGTATTGGCCGACCCGGAAAACAGGGTTAAAGATGTGTTGCCCGAACTTACATTTGTGATGGAAAGGTCGCAGGAGATGGTTACGATTATCAATTTAGGAAAAGAAGGCAAATTGCCCCTGCGTATTATACACAACGACACCAAATTTAATAACATATTGCTTGATGCAAATGACCACGGGCAGTGTGTAATAGATTTGGATACCGTGATGCCAGGCTATGTAGCGTATGATTTTGGCGATGCTATCCGCACCATTATCAATACCGCATCCGAAGATGAGGAAGACCTTACCAAAATCGACCTTAGCATTCCGTTGTTTACAGCTTACGCGCAAGGATATTTTGAAAGTGCCGGCGGTTTTTTAACAGGTACGGAAGTTAAATCGCTTTCGATGGGGGTTTTGTTAATCCCTTACATGCAGGGAGTGCGTTTCCTGACGGATTATATAGCGGGCGATGTTTATTACAAAACGCATTTTGCCGGCCATAATTTGCAGCGCACCAGGGCACAGTTTCAATTGCTCAGAAAGCTGGAAGAAAGATATGACCTTTTAGACCAGGTAATTCAAAACGTAGCAGAAACATCCAGACAATTAGCATCCGAAACTAAATGA
- a CDS encoding SGNH/GDSL hydrolase family protein has protein sequence MNRIVTLLIFCFFNTASFCQTTASYKWLDPATAGFPVIEGQAWPAETANAYDRFPARAEKSLNPNVWNISHSSAGLYIKFKTDAPNLVIRYKVKGDLAMSHMPATGVSGVDLYALDPNGKWCLAPGSFTFKDTITYRFSNIQVSKTFPGRSYEYRLFLPLYNSVSWLQVGVPVGNTFNFMPLSKEKPVLVYGTSIAQGACASRPGLAWTALLQRALDRPLINLGFSGSGRLEKSVIDLMAEVDAKIYVLDCMPNLISFPDREIETRLSASIQGLQEKHPLTPILLVEHSEGNVDGLLDTGRNTDYNRVNKVLNQTYSRLVAAGAKNIYLLTNKEIAFDINSTVDGVHPNDAGMQKYADAYEKTIRAIINEPVGPYSTTAPVVQSRDGYYDWRNRHNEILTLVKTDAPKIVFLGNSILNYWGGTPKAPLARGAASWDKYLQPLGVINFGFGWDQVENVLWRVYHGELDGFKANKVMIMIGTNNLSINNDQEIIEGLRLLVQAVKVRQPQTQILLSGLLPRRALEKRVGALNKAVVKLAAQTGVRFINPGKIFLNNAGNIDESLFGDGLHPNEVGYQKLAVALVSYLK, from the coding sequence ATGAACCGTATAGTAACCTTATTGATCTTTTGCTTTTTCAATACAGCATCCTTTTGCCAAACCACGGCAAGCTATAAATGGCTCGACCCTGCTACCGCCGGCTTCCCGGTTATTGAGGGCCAGGCATGGCCGGCAGAAACTGCAAATGCCTACGACAGGTTCCCGGCACGTGCCGAAAAAAGCCTTAACCCCAATGTGTGGAACATATCGCACAGTAGTGCGGGTTTGTATATCAAGTTTAAAACAGATGCGCCAAACCTGGTTATCCGTTATAAAGTAAAGGGTGATTTGGCCATGTCGCACATGCCGGCCACCGGGGTAAGCGGCGTTGACCTGTATGCGCTGGACCCTAATGGGAAATGGTGCCTGGCCCCCGGTAGTTTTACTTTTAAAGACACCATCACTTATCGCTTTTCAAACATACAGGTAAGCAAAACCTTTCCGGGCAGAAGCTATGAGTACAGGCTTTTTTTGCCGCTATACAATTCAGTATCCTGGCTTCAGGTAGGTGTGCCGGTCGGCAATACATTTAATTTTATGCCTTTATCTAAAGAAAAGCCGGTGCTGGTATATGGTACATCCATTGCCCAGGGAGCCTGTGCATCAAGGCCAGGTTTGGCATGGACCGCCCTATTACAGCGCGCCCTTGACCGCCCGCTCATAAATCTCGGTTTTTCCGGGTCGGGCCGGCTCGAAAAATCAGTGATCGACCTGATGGCCGAGGTGGACGCAAAAATTTATGTGCTTGATTGCATGCCCAATTTAATCAGCTTTCCAGATCGGGAGATTGAAACACGTTTATCGGCATCGATACAAGGCTTGCAAGAGAAGCATCCGCTAACGCCTATACTGCTTGTGGAGCATAGCGAGGGTAATGTAGATGGCCTGTTGGATACGGGCAGAAATACCGATTATAACCGGGTAAATAAAGTGCTCAACCAAACTTACTCCAGGCTGGTTGCCGCCGGAGCAAAAAACATTTATTTGTTAACCAATAAGGAAATTGCTTTTGATATTAATTCAACGGTTGATGGTGTGCACCCTAATGATGCCGGGATGCAAAAATATGCCGATGCTTATGAAAAAACCATCCGGGCAATTATTAATGAGCCGGTGGGCCCATATTCAACAACCGCGCCGGTTGTGCAGAGCCGGGATGGCTATTACGATTGGCGAAACAGGCATAATGAGATATTAACGCTTGTTAAAACCGATGCGCCGAAAATTGTATTCCTCGGTAATTCCATCCTGAATTACTGGGGCGGAACGCCAAAGGCGCCTTTGGCAAGGGGGGCCGCATCATGGGACAAATACCTGCAGCCATTAGGTGTAATAAACTTTGGCTTTGGCTGGGACCAGGTAGAAAATGTGTTATGGAGAGTATATCACGGGGAATTAGATGGTTTTAAAGCCAATAAGGTGATGATTATGATAGGCACCAATAACCTTTCAATTAACAACGACCAGGAGATAATTGAAGGATTAAGATTATTGGTACAGGCTGTAAAAGTACGTCAGCCCCAAACCCAAATTCTTTTATCAGGCCTGTTGCCACGAAGGGCGCTGGAAAAAAGGGTAGGGGCGCTTAATAAAGCTGTTGTTAAGTTGGCCGCGCAAACCGGTGTGCGTTTTATTAACCCGGGAAAGATATTTCTTAATAATGCCGGGAATATTGATGAGTCCCTTTTTGGCGATGGCCTGCATCCTAACGAGGTGGGGTATCAAAAACTGGCAGTTGCTTTGGTTTCTTACCTTAAATAA
- a CDS encoding substrate-binding domain-containing protein, whose amino-acid sequence MKNKIVRIKDIAEKAKVSTGTVDRVLHKRGRVSKKVEEKVLKIIEEMDYEPNLMARALGSNKIYQIAALIPDHKTDSYWYAPKAGIEKAEKDLKQYGIVVQQYIFNPYDVESFITQANQLTKDNPDGIILSPIFYRETLPFFEKWKAAEIPFVLFNTQIAECEPISYIGQDSYQSGFLAGKLIQYGQPDPCSILIAHIDEEISNAAHLLKKEQGFRNYFAQNNLEHQYKILRIELNRSNPALFITQLDDVIDSTPDIASIFVTTSKAHEIARHLEQRHIKHIKIIGYDLMPANLHFLNKGAISFLINQNPKGQGYWGIYQLTDHLVFKKEVPIIKYLPLDIVTKENMNYYVDDEDTVYLNI is encoded by the coding sequence ATGAAGAATAAAATTGTACGCATTAAAGATATTGCCGAAAAAGCGAAAGTTTCTACAGGTACAGTTGACCGCGTATTACACAAGCGGGGGCGGGTATCAAAAAAAGTGGAGGAAAAGGTATTAAAGATCATCGAAGAGATGGATTATGAGCCCAATTTGATGGCAAGGGCCTTGGGTTCCAATAAAATATACCAGATTGCTGCCTTAATACCCGATCATAAAACCGATTCCTATTGGTACGCCCCAAAGGCCGGAATTGAAAAGGCCGAGAAAGACCTGAAACAATATGGCATCGTTGTTCAGCAATATATTTTTAATCCGTACGATGTAGAGTCATTTATTACCCAAGCCAATCAGCTAACCAAAGATAATCCGGATGGTATCATTCTGTCTCCGATATTTTACCGGGAAACCCTGCCGTTTTTTGAGAAATGGAAAGCGGCCGAAATACCATTTGTATTGTTTAATACCCAAATTGCCGAGTGCGAGCCCATAAGTTATATTGGCCAGGACTCATACCAAAGCGGTTTTTTGGCTGGTAAACTCATTCAATACGGCCAGCCCGATCCCTGTTCAATCCTGATTGCCCATATTGACGAAGAGATAAGCAACGCCGCCCACCTTTTGAAAAAAGAACAGGGCTTCCGTAATTACTTTGCCCAAAATAACCTGGAGCACCAGTATAAAATTTTAAGGATTGAGTTAAACCGGTCGAACCCGGCGTTGTTTATAACGCAGTTGGATGACGTTATTGATAGCACGCCCGATATTGCCAGTATTTTTGTAACAACATCTAAGGCGCATGAAATTGCAAGGCATTTGGAGCAACGCCATATAAAGCATATCAAAATAATAGGATATGATTTGATGCCCGCCAATTTGCATTTTTTAAATAAAGGAGCAATCAGTTTTTTAATTAACCAAAACCCAAAGGGCCAGGGTTACTGGGGCATTTACCAGCTAACCGACCATCTTGTATTTAAAAAGGAAGTCCCCATCATCAAATATCTTCCGCTGGACATAGTGACGAAAGAAAATATGAATTATTATGTAGATGATGAGGATACTGTTTATCTGAATATTTAA